One window from the genome of Pelobates fuscus isolate aPelFus1 chromosome 13, aPelFus1.pri, whole genome shotgun sequence encodes:
- the LOC134582566 gene encoding protein-L-isoaspartate(D-aspartate) O-methyltransferase-like isoform X2, whose protein sequence is MICLGRLAAITLPFGFLLSRAMAWTSSGKTHVDLVNNLRKNGVIRRQRVYDVMMATDRARYVQHFPYMDSPQSIGYKATISAPHMHAHALELLEEKLIEGARALDVGSGSGYLTACFARMVGSTGKVIGVDHIDHLINTAIQNVQQDDAELLSSGRIKFVVGDGRLGHPEGGLYDAIHVGAAAATVPQELLKQLKPEGRLILPVGPEGGSQALEQYDKADDGEITRARLMGVMYVPLTDRNKQWPRDEL, encoded by the exons ATGATCTGTCTGGGACGGCTGGCCGCTATAACCTTACCATTTGGATTTCTTCTCAGTAGAGCTATGGCTTGGACTTCAAGTGGAAAAACGCATGTAGATCTTGTCAACAATCTTCGCA AGAATGGAGTGATCAGACGCCAACGTGTGTACGATGTTATGATGGCCACGGACAGAGCGCGTTATGTCCAGCATTTTCCATACATGGACTCACCGCAGAGTATAG GTTATAAGGCTACAATCAGTGCTCCCCACATG CATGCGCACGCCCTGGAATTGCTGGAGGAGAAGCTGATTGAAGGTGCCAGGGCGCTGGATGTAGGCTCTGGCAGTGGATACCTCACGGCTTGCTTTGCCAGGATG GTGGGATCCACTGGAAAGGTTATTGGTGTTGATCATATTGATCACCTCATCAATACTGCCATTCAGAACGTTCAGCAGGATGACGCAGAATTGCTCAGCTCTGGACGAATCAAGTTTGTTG TGGGGGACGGCAGACTGGGGCACCCTGAAGGTGGGCTGTATGACGCAATACATGTGGGGGCTGCAGCTGCAACTGTTCCACAAGAG TTATTAAAGCAGTTAAAGCCGGAGGGAAGATTGATCTTGCCAGTGGGACCTGAAGGTGGCAGCCAAGCTCTGGAGCAGTACGACAAGGCTGACGATGGGGAGATCACAAGGGCTCGCCTAATGGGTGTCATGTACGTCcctctgacagacagaaacaagcAGTGGCCAAG GGATGAGCTGTGA
- the LOC134582566 gene encoding protein-L-isoaspartate(D-aspartate) O-methyltransferase-like isoform X1, with protein MCAEQPGDMICLGRLAAITLPFGFLLSRAMAWTSSGKTHVDLVNNLRKNGVIRRQRVYDVMMATDRARYVQHFPYMDSPQSIGYKATISAPHMHAHALELLEEKLIEGARALDVGSGSGYLTACFARMVGSTGKVIGVDHIDHLINTAIQNVQQDDAELLSSGRIKFVVGDGRLGHPEGGLYDAIHVGAAAATVPQELLKQLKPEGRLILPVGPEGGSQALEQYDKADDGEITRARLMGVMYVPLTDRNKQWPRDEL; from the exons AGCAGCCTGGGGACATGATCTGTCTGGGACGGCTGGCCGCTATAACCTTACCATTTGGATTTCTTCTCAGTAGAGCTATGGCTTGGACTTCAAGTGGAAAAACGCATGTAGATCTTGTCAACAATCTTCGCA AGAATGGAGTGATCAGACGCCAACGTGTGTACGATGTTATGATGGCCACGGACAGAGCGCGTTATGTCCAGCATTTTCCATACATGGACTCACCGCAGAGTATAG GTTATAAGGCTACAATCAGTGCTCCCCACATG CATGCGCACGCCCTGGAATTGCTGGAGGAGAAGCTGATTGAAGGTGCCAGGGCGCTGGATGTAGGCTCTGGCAGTGGATACCTCACGGCTTGCTTTGCCAGGATG GTGGGATCCACTGGAAAGGTTATTGGTGTTGATCATATTGATCACCTCATCAATACTGCCATTCAGAACGTTCAGCAGGATGACGCAGAATTGCTCAGCTCTGGACGAATCAAGTTTGTTG TGGGGGACGGCAGACTGGGGCACCCTGAAGGTGGGCTGTATGACGCAATACATGTGGGGGCTGCAGCTGCAACTGTTCCACAAGAG TTATTAAAGCAGTTAAAGCCGGAGGGAAGATTGATCTTGCCAGTGGGACCTGAAGGTGGCAGCCAAGCTCTGGAGCAGTACGACAAGGCTGACGATGGGGAGATCACAAGGGCTCGCCTAATGGGTGTCATGTACGTCcctctgacagacagaaacaagcAGTGGCCAAG GGATGAGCTGTGA